One window from the genome of Musa acuminata AAA Group cultivar baxijiao chromosome BXJ1-4, Cavendish_Baxijiao_AAA, whole genome shotgun sequence encodes:
- the LOC135651750 gene encoding uncharacterized protein LOC135651750, translating to MGSLFEILQKKRFLPTMPYQDDLPTFQAQKDTHLIGLRKRISSYSVKIQPLSTASSDWVFRKSKSMSSIGEFAGGPLRRWWDRWWGWVLSRKPAFAQDIEMNEEETALLGCRSKGSWQHIFYKLRSEARKLVRSNTTLPTTQGFRYDSFSYAQNFDDGKREEQ from the coding sequence ATGGGCTCCTTGTTTGAAATTCTCCAAAAGAAAAGGTTCTTGCCCACCATGCCTTACCAGGATGACCTCCCCACCTTCCAAGCCCAGAAGGACACCCATCTCATAGGCCTAAGGAAGAGGATCTCCTCCTACTCGGTCAAGATCCAGCCCCTGTCCACAGCCTCCTCCGACTGGGTCTTCAGGAAGTCTAAGTCCATGTCGTCCATCGGCGAGTTCGCCGGCGGCCCTCTGAGGAGGTGGTGGGATCGGTGGTGGGGGTGGGTCCTTTCCAGGAAGCCGGCGTTCGCGCAGGACATTGAGATGAACGAGGAGGAGACAGCCCTGCTTGGGTGCCGCAGCAAGGGCAGCTGGCAGCACATCTTCTACAAGCTGCGCTCGGAGGCCAGGAAGCTCGTGCGATCCAACACTACTCTTCCGACCACACAGGGATTTAGGTATGACTCGTTCAGCTATGCGCAAAACTTCGACGACGGGAAGCGAGAAGAGCAATGA
- the LOC135651743 gene encoding phosphoenolpyruvate carboxylase kinase 2-like, which produces MSEALVRDYEIGAEIGRGRFGVVRRCRSAATGEEFALKSVEKRLLADATDRECVEREAKVHHLAAAGNPHAVQIYAAYEDDEWVHLVVELLEGPDLCDRIAACEGAPFPEHEVAAVVSELTEAVAACHLRGVAHRDVKPDNVLFDARGRLKLADFGSAECFLGAYGERVPMSGVVGTPCYVAPEVVAGREYGEKVDVWSVGVVMYMMLTGGVPPFYGETVAETFDAVVRANLRFPSRAFRSVSPAAKDLLRRMLCKDVSRRFSAEQVLRHPWITCGGEEPSRDTHSP; this is translated from the exons ATGAGCGAGGCACTGGTGAGGGACTACGAGATCGGCGCGGAGATCGGGCGTGGACGGTTCGGCGTGGTCCGGCGGTGCAGATCGGCGGCGACGGGAGAGGAGTTCGCCCTGAAGTCTGTCGAGAAAAGGCTCCTCGCGGACGCCACCGACCGCGAGTGCGTAGAGCGGGAGGCGAAGGTCCACCACCTCGCCGCCGCCGGTAACCCCCACGCGGTGCAGATCTACGCCGCTTACGAGGACGACGAGTGGGTGCACCTGGTGGTGGAGCTCCTCGAAGGCCCCGACCTCTGCGACCGGATTGCCGCCTGCGAAGGGGCTCCGTTTCCGGAGCACGAGGTGGCGGCAGTGGTCTCGGAGCTTACGGAGGCCGTCGCGGCGTGCCACCTGAGGGGGGTCGCGCATCGGGACGTGAAGCCGGACAACGTGCTCTTCGACGCGCGGGGGCGGCTCAAACTGGCTGACTTCGGGTCGGCGGAGTGCTTCCTCGGCGCATATGGGGAACGGGTACCCATGAGTGGGGTGGTGGGGACGCCGTGCTACGTGGCGCCGGAGGTGGTGGCCGGGCGGGAGTACGGGGAGAAGGTGGACGTGTGGAGCGTGGGGGTGGTGATGTACATGATGCTGACCGGGGGAGTGCCGCCCTTCTACGGGGAGACGGTGGCGGAGACGTTCGACGCGGTAGTGAGGGCCAACTTGAGGTTCCCATCGAGGGCTTTCCGGTCGGTGTCTCCGGCAGCCAAGGACCTGCTGCGGCGGATGCTCTGCAAGGACGTCTCCAGAAGATTCTCGGCCGAGCAAGTCCTCA gacatccttggatcACATGCGGAGGAGAGGAACCAAGCCGAGACACTCACTCACCGTAG